In the genome of Pseudarthrobacter sp. IC2-21, one region contains:
- the chvE gene encoding multiple monosaccharide ABC transporter substrate-binding protein, whose protein sequence is MKIRKLLGTVAVVLAVTVGATGCGSRGGASAEPAASGAAGALVGISMPTQTSERWIADGKNVSDSVAKLGYKADLQYANDDIPTQVAQIENMLTKGAKALIVAAIDGTTLTDVLAKAKEQNVKVIAYDRLINGTPNVDFYTTFDNYTVGVQQATSLLTGLGLVDAAGKKVDGKGPFNVELFAGSPDDNNANFFWSGAMDTLKPYMDAGTLKVPSGQTKFEQAAILRWQAPVAQKRMEDILTAAYSSGTKLNGVLSPYDGLSIGIISALTSTGGYAKGSLPIVTGQDAEKGSVKSITAGEQYSTIFKDTRQLGAQAVKMVDALLKGQEPEVNDTKTYNNKVKVVPAYLLKSVIITKDNYQKELIDSGYYTAADVK, encoded by the coding sequence GTGAAGATCAGGAAACTCCTGGGCACCGTTGCGGTTGTCCTCGCTGTGACTGTCGGAGCCACTGGCTGCGGCAGCCGCGGCGGCGCGTCGGCTGAGCCCGCCGCCAGCGGTGCCGCCGGCGCCCTGGTGGGAATCTCAATGCCGACGCAGACGTCGGAGCGGTGGATCGCGGACGGCAAGAACGTCTCCGACTCCGTCGCCAAGCTTGGCTACAAGGCCGATCTGCAGTACGCCAACGATGATATCCCCACGCAGGTGGCGCAGATTGAGAACATGCTCACCAAGGGCGCCAAGGCCTTGATTGTGGCGGCCATTGACGGCACCACGCTGACCGACGTCCTTGCCAAGGCCAAGGAACAGAACGTCAAGGTCATCGCCTACGACCGGCTCATCAACGGCACGCCGAACGTCGATTTCTACACCACCTTCGACAACTACACCGTCGGCGTGCAGCAGGCCACATCGCTGCTGACCGGCCTGGGCCTGGTCGATGCGGCCGGCAAGAAGGTGGACGGCAAGGGGCCCTTCAACGTGGAACTCTTCGCCGGGAGCCCGGACGACAACAACGCCAACTTCTTCTGGTCAGGCGCCATGGACACCCTCAAGCCGTACATGGATGCCGGCACCCTGAAGGTGCCCAGCGGACAGACCAAGTTCGAGCAGGCAGCCATCCTGCGCTGGCAGGCCCCCGTGGCCCAGAAGCGCATGGAAGACATCCTCACCGCCGCCTACAGCTCCGGCACCAAGCTCAACGGCGTCCTCTCACCGTATGACGGCCTCTCCATCGGCATCATCTCCGCCCTGACCAGCACCGGCGGCTACGCCAAGGGAAGCCTGCCGATCGTTACCGGGCAGGACGCCGAAAAGGGTTCCGTCAAGTCCATCACCGCCGGTGAGCAGTACTCAACGATCTTCAAGGACACCCGCCAGCTGGGCGCCCAGGCCGTGAAGATGGTGGATGCCCTCCTGAAGGGCCAGGAGCCCGAGGTCAACGACACCAAGACCTACAACAATAAGGTCAAGGTTGTCCCGGCGTACCTGCTGAAGTCCGTCATCATCACCAAGGACAACTACCAGAAGGAACTCATCGACTCCGGCTACTACACGGCGGCCGACGTCAAGTAG
- a CDS encoding GntR family transcriptional regulator yields the protein MATPSSAVRSTAGRLRVAVPSVAERVADELRSQLAEGALLPGARLTESTIAEDLGVSRNTVREAFAELASERLVVRQPNRGVFVASLGVGDIHDVYTVRRAIEVSALRGGGSAEGVAAVRAAVEEGKRAAAAGDEEALGSANQHFHGAIVALAGSRRLNSMMAQVLAEMRLFFHKATMDGQFYHHYLRENEAICEALEAGEPDRAADLLLAYLDRSEDNLADVHGDAADAD from the coding sequence ATGGCCACTCCAAGCTCCGCCGTCAGATCCACCGCAGGCCGCCTCCGCGTGGCCGTTCCCTCCGTCGCGGAGCGGGTGGCGGATGAACTTCGCAGCCAGTTGGCCGAGGGAGCCCTGCTTCCCGGCGCACGCCTCACCGAATCCACCATCGCCGAGGACCTGGGCGTCTCCCGGAACACGGTGCGCGAGGCCTTCGCCGAACTGGCCAGCGAGCGGCTCGTGGTCCGGCAGCCCAACCGCGGCGTGTTTGTGGCGAGCCTCGGCGTGGGCGACATCCACGACGTCTACACGGTCCGGCGAGCCATTGAAGTCAGCGCCCTGCGCGGCGGGGGATCAGCGGAGGGCGTGGCCGCCGTGCGCGCCGCCGTCGAGGAGGGCAAGCGGGCCGCGGCCGCCGGCGACGAGGAAGCCCTGGGCAGCGCCAACCAGCATTTCCACGGCGCCATTGTGGCGCTGGCGGGAAGCAGGCGGCTGAACAGCATGATGGCGCAGGTGCTGGCCGAGATGCGGCTGTTTTTCCATAAGGCCACCATGGACGGGCAGTTCTACCACCACTACCTGCGCGAGAACGAGGCGATCTGCGAGGCGCTGGAGGCCGGCGAACCGGACCGCGCGGCCGACCTCCTGCTGGCCTACCTGGACCGCTCCGAGGACAACCTGGCCGACGTGCACGGGGACGCGGCCGACGCTGACTGA
- a CDS encoding MFS transporter, which produces MTSTNKAAKPASRKPPRGALKAYVASLTGTSLEYYDFAIYSVASALVFPKIFFPSNDEFVGLLLSFSAFAVGYLARPIGGVIFGRLGDKVGRKYVLVFTLVLIGLATVLIGALPDYSVIGVAAPVILVLLRLAQGIGVGGEWGGAVLLSSEFGDPNKRGFWSSAAQIGPPAGNLMANGVLAVLAASLSNEAFLSWGWRVAFLASAILVGFGLLIRLRLEETPVFKAIQAHGERPKAPIKEVFTTEPKALISAALSRLCPDVLYALFTVFVAVYATKELGMTTGNVLAAILIGSAFQLFLIPAAGALTDRFNRRWVYGIAAAATAVYIPLFFLMIAGRSVLMLTLGVVIGLALHAFMYGPQAAFITEQFPARLRYAGSSLAYTLAGVIGGAVAPLIFTALYGAANGGWYLIAGYIALTAVVTIVGMRLGRDPQPEADLRLLHTDNAHGSHA; this is translated from the coding sequence ATGACCAGCACCAACAAGGCAGCGAAGCCCGCGTCCAGGAAACCGCCGCGCGGCGCCCTCAAGGCGTACGTCGCCAGCCTCACCGGCACCTCGCTCGAGTACTACGATTTCGCCATCTACTCGGTCGCATCCGCCCTCGTGTTCCCCAAGATCTTCTTTCCCTCCAACGACGAATTCGTGGGGCTCCTGCTGTCCTTCTCCGCCTTCGCAGTGGGCTACCTGGCCCGCCCGATCGGCGGCGTCATCTTCGGCCGCCTCGGCGACAAAGTGGGCCGCAAGTACGTCCTGGTCTTCACCCTGGTGCTGATCGGCCTCGCCACCGTCCTGATCGGTGCGCTGCCTGACTACTCCGTCATCGGCGTCGCGGCCCCCGTCATCCTGGTTCTGCTGCGCCTTGCCCAGGGCATCGGCGTCGGCGGCGAATGGGGCGGCGCGGTACTGCTGTCCAGCGAATTCGGCGACCCCAACAAGCGCGGCTTCTGGTCCTCCGCGGCCCAGATCGGGCCGCCCGCCGGCAACCTGATGGCCAATGGTGTCCTGGCCGTCCTGGCGGCATCGCTCAGCAATGAGGCCTTCCTGTCCTGGGGCTGGCGCGTGGCCTTCCTCGCCTCGGCAATCCTGGTGGGCTTTGGCCTGCTGATCCGTCTCCGGCTCGAGGAAACCCCGGTCTTCAAGGCCATCCAGGCACACGGTGAGCGCCCCAAGGCGCCCATCAAGGAGGTCTTCACCACCGAACCCAAGGCCCTGATCTCCGCCGCACTTTCCCGCCTCTGCCCGGACGTCCTCTATGCCCTGTTCACCGTGTTCGTGGCCGTCTACGCCACCAAGGAACTGGGCATGACCACCGGCAACGTGCTGGCCGCCATCCTTATCGGTTCCGCGTTCCAGCTCTTCCTGATCCCGGCCGCCGGCGCCCTCACCGACCGCTTCAACCGCCGCTGGGTCTACGGCATTGCCGCCGCGGCAACGGCAGTCTACATTCCGCTGTTCTTCCTGATGATCGCGGGCAGGTCCGTGCTGATGCTGACCCTGGGTGTGGTGATCGGCCTGGCCCTTCACGCCTTTATGTACGGCCCGCAGGCAGCCTTCATCACCGAACAGTTCCCGGCCCGTCTGCGCTACGCCGGCAGTTCATTGGCCTACACCCTGGCCGGCGTGATCGGCGGCGCCGTGGCTCCGCTGATCTTCACCGCCCTCTACGGCGCGGCCAACGGCGGCTGGTACCTGATCGCCGGCTACATCGCGCTCACCGCCGTCGTCACCATCGTGGGGATGCGCCTCGGCCGTGACCCGCAGCCGGAAGCGGACCTCCGCCTGCTCCACACTGACAACGCCCACGGCAGCCACGCCTGA
- the mmsA gene encoding multiple monosaccharide ABC transporter ATP-binding protein has protein sequence MNTPILQMRGITKTFPGVKALQDVTLQVNRGEVHAICGENGAGKSTLMKVLSGVYPHSSFDGDILFENEPCNFASIGDSEKRGIVIIHQELALSPYLSIAENIYLGNEQATRGWVDWRKTNLEAAKLLARVGLSENPVTPVQQISVGKQQLVEIAKALSKQVKLLILDEPTAALNDEDSGHLLDLILHLKGQGVTSIIISHKLNEIRKVADAVTIIRDGKTIETLRLGDGGITQERIIRGMVGRDLESLYPDRTPRIGEEVLRIEDWSVRHPQDHSRMVVTNASLNVRKGEVVGLAGLMGAGRTELAMSVFGRSYGTATSGKVFKHGVEINTGTVSAAIKHGIAYATEDRKRYGLNLIEDIKRNVSMAALPKLVKRGWVDKNQETVVANQYRKSMNIKAPSVAAITGKLSGGNQQKVVLSKWMFSDPDVLILDEPTRGIDVGAKFEIYTIIAKLAAEGKAVIVISSELPELLGICDRIYTLSAGHITGEVPIADASQETLMHFMTQEKE, from the coding sequence ATGAACACACCCATTCTTCAAATGCGCGGAATCACGAAGACCTTCCCGGGCGTGAAAGCGCTCCAGGACGTCACCCTGCAGGTGAACCGCGGCGAGGTCCATGCCATCTGCGGCGAGAACGGTGCCGGAAAATCCACCCTGATGAAGGTGCTGTCCGGTGTCTACCCCCACAGCTCCTTCGACGGCGACATCCTGTTCGAAAACGAGCCCTGCAACTTCGCCAGCATCGGCGACAGCGAGAAGCGCGGAATCGTGATCATCCACCAGGAACTGGCACTGAGCCCCTACCTGTCGATCGCGGAGAACATCTACCTTGGCAACGAACAGGCCACGCGGGGCTGGGTGGACTGGCGCAAGACCAACCTGGAGGCCGCGAAGCTCCTGGCACGGGTGGGGCTGAGCGAAAACCCTGTCACTCCTGTGCAGCAGATCAGCGTGGGCAAGCAGCAGCTGGTGGAAATCGCCAAGGCGCTGTCCAAGCAGGTCAAGCTCCTTATCCTCGACGAACCGACGGCCGCCCTCAACGACGAGGACTCGGGCCACCTGCTGGACCTGATCCTGCATCTCAAAGGCCAGGGCGTCACATCCATCATCATCAGCCACAAGCTCAACGAGATCCGCAAGGTTGCGGACGCCGTCACCATCATCCGTGACGGCAAGACCATCGAAACGCTCCGCCTCGGCGACGGCGGGATCACGCAGGAACGCATCATCCGCGGAATGGTCGGCCGCGACCTTGAGAGTCTCTACCCGGACCGCACTCCCCGGATCGGTGAGGAAGTCCTGCGGATCGAGGACTGGTCCGTGCGGCACCCGCAGGACCACAGCAGGATGGTGGTCACCAACGCCAGCCTCAACGTCCGCAAGGGCGAGGTGGTAGGGCTGGCCGGGCTGATGGGTGCCGGCAGGACAGAGCTGGCCATGAGCGTGTTTGGCCGCAGTTACGGCACCGCAACGTCAGGCAAGGTCTTCAAGCACGGCGTGGAAATCAACACCGGCACTGTTTCCGCCGCCATCAAGCACGGGATCGCCTACGCCACCGAGGACCGCAAACGCTATGGGCTGAACCTCATTGAGGACATCAAGCGGAACGTGTCCATGGCCGCGCTTCCCAAGCTGGTCAAGCGGGGCTGGGTGGATAAGAACCAGGAAACCGTGGTGGCCAACCAATACCGCAAGAGCATGAACATCAAGGCCCCGTCCGTTGCGGCCATCACGGGCAAACTGTCCGGCGGCAACCAGCAGAAGGTGGTGCTGAGCAAGTGGATGTTCTCCGACCCGGACGTGCTGATCCTTGACGAGCCCACTCGCGGAATCGACGTCGGCGCCAAGTTTGAGATTTACACGATCATCGCGAAGCTGGCCGCTGAAGGTAAGGCAGTCATCGTGATTTCCTCCGAACTGCCCGAGCTGCTGGGCATCTGCGACCGGATCTACACCCTGTCCGCCGGGCACATCACCGGCGAGGTTCCCATCGCCGACGCATCGCAGGAAACCCTTATGCACTTCATGACCCAAGAGAAGGAATAG
- a CDS encoding 5-oxoprolinase subunit PxpA has translation MTTIDLNSDVGESFGRWTLGDDAAMFASVSSANVACGFHAGDPGVIRRTCRDAAAAGVVIGAHVSYRDLAGFGRRFLDISPGELADDVVYQIGALQALAAVEGARVRYVKPHGGLYNAIVTHSAQAQAVVDAVKSVDPGLPIMGLPGSEVLRLAEKAGLRAVTEAFADRAYNPDGTLVSRSAPGAVLHDTAEVAEHVLRMATEGSVRTIDGSILKLRAESICVHGDSPGAVAMASAVKSALGDAGIGISPFA, from the coding sequence ATGACAACCATCGACCTGAACAGCGACGTCGGCGAGTCCTTCGGACGCTGGACCCTGGGTGATGACGCCGCGATGTTTGCCTCTGTTTCCAGTGCGAACGTGGCCTGCGGCTTCCACGCCGGCGATCCCGGCGTTATCCGCCGGACCTGCCGTGACGCCGCTGCCGCCGGCGTCGTCATCGGCGCCCATGTCAGCTACCGGGACCTCGCCGGTTTCGGCCGCCGCTTCCTGGACATCAGCCCCGGCGAACTGGCCGACGACGTCGTCTACCAGATCGGGGCACTGCAGGCTCTCGCAGCAGTTGAGGGAGCGCGGGTCCGGTATGTGAAGCCGCACGGCGGCCTCTACAACGCCATTGTCACCCACAGCGCCCAGGCGCAGGCTGTCGTCGATGCCGTGAAATCGGTGGACCCCGGCCTGCCGATCATGGGCCTGCCCGGTTCTGAAGTCCTGCGGCTGGCAGAGAAGGCCGGACTGCGGGCGGTAACCGAAGCCTTCGCTGACCGGGCCTACAACCCGGACGGAACGCTCGTCTCCCGCTCGGCCCCGGGCGCGGTGCTTCACGACACGGCCGAAGTGGCGGAGCATGTATTAAGGATGGCAACCGAGGGATCGGTCAGGACCATCGACGGTTCCATCCTGAAGCTCCGCGCGGAAAGCATCTGCGTGCATGGTGACTCACCCGGGGCCGTAGCCATGGCCTCGGCCGTGAAGTCCGCACTCGGCGACGCCGGCATCGGCATCAGCCCGTTCGCCTAA
- the araA gene encoding L-arabinose isomerase, which translates to MPNTINTSANRTSLEQYEVWFLTGSQHLYGEDVLKQVAAQSQEIAAALNESSDVPVKLVWKPVLTDSDAIRRTALEANSDDAVIGVTAWMHTFSPAKMWIRGLDLLRKPLLHLHTQANVELPWADIDFDFMNLNQAAHGDREFGYIQSRLGIPRKTVVGHVSNPDVSRQVGSWQRASAGWAAVRTLKLTRFGDNMRNVAVTEGDKTEAELRFGVSVNTWSVNELAEAVHGAAESDVDTLVAEYEDLYEVAPELRAGGARHESLRYSARIELGLRSFLEANGSAAFTTSFEDLGALRQLPGMAVQRLMADGYGFGAEGDWKTAILVRAAKVMGAGLPGGASLMEDYTYHLVPGQEKILGAHMLEVCPSLTATKPRVEIHPLGIGGKEDPVRMVFDTDAGPGVVVALSDMRDRFRLVANAVDVVDLDEPLPNLPVARALWAPKPDFATSAAAWLTAGAAHHTVLSTAVGMDVFEDFAEIAQTELLTIDEGTTIRGFKKELAWNAAYYKLAGGL; encoded by the coding sequence ATGCCCAACACCATCAACACCTCCGCAAACAGAACTTCGCTCGAGCAGTACGAAGTCTGGTTCCTCACCGGCAGCCAGCACCTCTACGGCGAGGACGTCCTCAAACAGGTGGCTGCACAGTCCCAGGAGATAGCCGCCGCCCTCAACGAGTCCTCGGATGTCCCGGTCAAGCTCGTCTGGAAGCCCGTGCTCACCGATTCGGACGCCATCCGCCGCACCGCCCTGGAAGCGAACTCGGACGACGCCGTGATTGGCGTGACCGCCTGGATGCACACTTTCTCCCCGGCCAAGATGTGGATCCGGGGCCTGGACCTGCTCCGCAAGCCGCTCCTGCACCTGCACACCCAAGCGAACGTTGAACTGCCGTGGGCGGACATCGACTTCGATTTCATGAACCTGAACCAGGCCGCGCACGGCGACCGGGAGTTCGGCTACATCCAGTCGCGCCTCGGCATTCCGCGCAAGACAGTGGTGGGGCACGTATCCAACCCCGACGTGTCCCGTCAGGTGGGATCCTGGCAGCGCGCCTCGGCCGGCTGGGCGGCCGTCCGGACCCTGAAGCTCACCCGCTTCGGCGACAACATGCGCAACGTCGCCGTCACCGAAGGTGACAAGACCGAAGCCGAGCTCCGCTTCGGCGTCTCCGTCAACACCTGGTCCGTCAACGAACTCGCCGAAGCGGTGCACGGCGCCGCAGAGTCCGACGTCGACACCTTGGTTGCGGAGTACGAGGACCTCTACGAGGTGGCCCCCGAACTCCGCGCCGGGGGAGCGCGGCATGAGTCGCTGCGCTACAGCGCGCGGATCGAACTGGGCCTGCGCAGCTTCCTGGAGGCCAACGGCTCCGCCGCTTTCACCACCTCCTTCGAGGACCTCGGCGCCTTGCGCCAGCTGCCCGGCATGGCCGTCCAGCGGCTCATGGCCGACGGTTACGGCTTCGGCGCCGAGGGCGACTGGAAGACAGCCATCCTGGTCCGGGCGGCCAAGGTGATGGGCGCGGGCCTCCCCGGCGGCGCCTCGCTGATGGAGGACTACACGTACCACCTCGTCCCGGGCCAGGAAAAGATCCTGGGCGCCCACATGCTGGAGGTCTGCCCCTCCCTGACCGCTACCAAGCCGCGCGTCGAAATCCACCCCCTCGGTATCGGCGGCAAGGAAGACCCGGTACGGATGGTCTTCGACACTGACGCCGGCCCCGGCGTTGTGGTTGCCCTGTCCGACATGCGTGACCGGTTCCGCCTCGTGGCGAACGCGGTGGACGTCGTGGACCTGGACGAGCCGCTGCCCAACCTTCCGGTGGCCCGCGCGCTGTGGGCGCCGAAACCGGACTTCGCGACCTCGGCCGCGGCCTGGCTGACCGCCGGGGCGGCCCACCACACCGTGCTCTCCACCGCCGTCGGAATGGACGTGTTCGAGGACTTCGCCGAGATCGCCCAGACCGAGCTGCTCACCATCGACGAGGGCACCACCATCCGGGGCTTCAAGAAGGAACTCGCCTGGAACGCCGCCTACTACAAGCTGGCCGGCGGCCTGTGA
- the mmsB gene encoding multiple monosaccharide ABC transporter permease, with translation MSALRESLGFLTSRLRQVGIFVALILIVLLFQVLTDGILLEPQNVTNLVVQNSYILILAIGMVMVIIAGHIDLSVGSIAGFIGAVAGVMIVHWGWAWWIAIPACLLVGALVGAWQGYWIAYIGIPAFIVTLAGMLIFRGLTLITLKNQQITPFPAELRALGGGFLPDISGGTSVLEWLTVILGVGATVALVIQAVKERRVRKKFDLENEPMAWFAIKTVFIALLMLIITFLLASYRGTPIVLIVLAVLVIVYTALMNNSVFGRHTYAIGGNLHAAELSGIKTKAVTFRLFVNMGVLAALAGLVFTARLNSAQPAGGTGFELDSIAAAFIGGAAVQGGVGTVAGAMIGGLIMGVLNNGMSILGLGTDYQQLIKGLVLLIAVGFDIFNKNRSGKGGGAAFGKRLKVKPDTGAAADAGIPAGEVPAPAAAAK, from the coding sequence ATGTCCGCCCTCCGAGAATCCCTGGGCTTTCTGACAAGCCGCCTCCGCCAGGTTGGCATCTTTGTTGCCCTGATCCTGATTGTCCTGCTGTTCCAAGTCCTGACTGACGGGATCCTGCTGGAGCCGCAGAACGTCACCAACCTGGTGGTCCAGAACAGCTACATCCTGATCCTGGCCATCGGTATGGTGATGGTCATCATCGCCGGACACATCGACCTTTCGGTCGGCTCCATTGCCGGTTTCATCGGCGCGGTGGCCGGTGTCATGATCGTGCACTGGGGCTGGGCCTGGTGGATTGCCATCCCTGCCTGCCTGCTGGTCGGTGCGTTGGTGGGCGCCTGGCAGGGCTACTGGATTGCGTACATTGGGATCCCCGCGTTCATCGTCACCCTCGCCGGGATGCTGATCTTCCGAGGCCTGACCCTGATCACCCTCAAGAACCAGCAGATCACCCCCTTCCCGGCCGAGCTGCGGGCTCTTGGCGGCGGCTTCCTGCCGGACATTTCCGGCGGCACCTCCGTCCTGGAATGGCTGACGGTCATTCTCGGCGTGGGCGCCACGGTGGCACTGGTGATCCAGGCAGTCAAAGAACGCAGGGTCCGGAAGAAGTTCGATCTTGAGAATGAACCGATGGCCTGGTTCGCCATAAAGACGGTGTTCATCGCCCTGCTCATGCTGATCATCACGTTCCTTCTCGCCAGCTACCGGGGCACCCCGATCGTCCTGATCGTTCTCGCTGTCCTGGTGATTGTTTACACGGCACTGATGAACAACAGCGTCTTTGGCCGCCACACCTACGCGATCGGTGGCAACCTCCATGCCGCAGAGCTGTCCGGCATCAAGACGAAAGCGGTCACCTTCCGGCTTTTCGTGAACATGGGTGTCCTCGCAGCACTGGCCGGCCTCGTGTTCACCGCCCGGCTCAACTCCGCACAACCGGCCGGCGGCACAGGCTTTGAACTGGACTCCATCGCCGCCGCGTTTATCGGTGGCGCGGCTGTCCAGGGCGGCGTCGGCACTGTGGCCGGCGCCATGATCGGCGGCCTGATCATGGGCGTCCTGAACAACGGTATGTCCATCCTCGGCCTCGGCACTGACTACCAGCAGCTCATCAAGGGCCTGGTGCTGCTGATCGCCGTCGGCTTCGACATTTTCAACAAGAACCGCAGCGGCAAGGGCGGCGGCGCGGCCTTCGGCAAGCGCCTGAAGGTCAAGCCGGACACCGGTGCCGCAGCGGACGCCGGCATACCCGCGGGTGAGGTTCCCGCTCCGGCGGCCGCCGCCAAGTAG
- a CDS encoding aldose 1-epimerase family protein, with protein MTGPEYGLRHGQYTAQITARGAAVRVLQHGGRDLVVPFPADGPNPSFRGVIVAPWPNRIPDGKYTFDGVDYQVPVNEPARQCALHGFTPELDWTLETRSESALTLCCSIGPTPGYPFALTITAKYRLDSDGLHTTVTATNAGEQAAPYGVCPHPYLLAGPAPLDEWSLEIPAGTFLGVTADRLLPLTAHSVAGHNYDFRAARAIGSMAIDHAFTDIAFDGGGQACVVVRAPGGTGAGMAWDRSCAWVQLYTGDAEPPLPTRLGLAVEPMTCPPDAFNSGTDLVRLEPGASHRAAWRIFAA; from the coding sequence GTGACCGGACCCGAATACGGGCTTCGGCACGGGCAGTACACCGCGCAGATCACTGCGCGCGGAGCGGCCGTCCGCGTGTTGCAGCACGGGGGACGGGACCTCGTGGTCCCGTTCCCGGCCGACGGGCCCAACCCATCCTTCCGCGGCGTGATCGTTGCGCCCTGGCCGAACCGGATCCCGGACGGAAAGTACACGTTTGACGGTGTGGACTACCAGGTGCCGGTGAACGAACCGGCCCGGCAGTGCGCCCTGCACGGCTTCACCCCGGAGCTCGACTGGACACTGGAAACGCGCAGCGAGTCCGCGCTCACGCTGTGCTGCAGCATCGGGCCGACGCCGGGCTACCCGTTCGCGTTGACTATCACCGCCAAGTACCGGCTGGACAGCGACGGCCTGCACACCACCGTGACTGCAACCAACGCGGGGGAGCAGGCCGCACCGTACGGCGTGTGCCCGCACCCCTATCTGCTGGCGGGACCGGCGCCCCTGGACGAATGGAGCCTGGAAATTCCCGCAGGTACATTCCTGGGAGTGACGGCCGACAGGCTGCTGCCGCTGACCGCCCATTCGGTGGCCGGGCACAACTACGACTTCCGCGCTGCCCGCGCCATCGGCTCCATGGCAATCGACCACGCCTTCACCGACATAGCGTTCGACGGCGGTGGGCAGGCGTGCGTGGTGGTCCGGGCCCCGGGCGGGACCGGCGCCGGGATGGCGTGGGACCGAAGCTGCGCCTGGGTGCAGCTCTACACCGGGGACGCGGAACCGCCGCTGCCCACCCGGCTGGGGCTCGCCGTCGAACCGATGACCTGCCCGCCGGACGCGTTCAACAGCGGCACCGACCTCGTGCGGCTTGAACCGGGAGCCTCCCACCGCGCTGCGTGGCGCATCTTTGCCGCGTGA